cccctattacttggggcttaaacataaacatagcgACGACGAGTGGGTGTTCTATACACCtctgcaggcgtgatgctgtgtatgtatattataatattatatacatcaTAGTTCTTCTATGCTCCTATATATATAGAGGAACTatgatgtatatatatatatatatatttatacttcgccgcttcattcgaagatataaaGTTAACCATGTAGTCCTTTTAACCTACTAGGCACACATCGCACGTATTTTAGAGATATCGATTTACTTAATCGATACCATAATGTTTTTTCCAGTACCTACATCCCTAACAGTATGGCCAACAAACGTCATTCTTTTTTCGTGCGAGGCTGCGCACGCACGTATTATAACCTTATCGTCGTTCTAATACCTTAGTGtcgttatttttcaaatatcatGCCGAAAAGAAAACATTGTGATGATGGTGACAAAATTGAGCGTTACAAACGCAAAATCAGAAAACTGGAAGAGAAATCTCGCCAGAAAGAAACGCGAAAACGTGTCATAACTTATTCATCGTCGGATTCCGAGAAAAATTCAGGtgagttataattttatttttactggtTTTTTGTATAGTTATACAATGCACCTGGAGGTTGACCGTGGGTCATCACAAAGGTAGCTAATCTTGTCTGGAGGTTAACCGAGGGTTATCACGATGACATTCCCATTTTGTTTGGCCGTTTGTTTTACGGGTTACGGTATCGTTACGTAATACACCTAGAGGTTGACCGTGGGTCATCACGATGGTAGTTCATCTAGCCTAAGAGGGTAACCGAGGGTTATCACGTAGGCATTTTATAATTACCTACAATTAacattagtaattattttttctcaTACCGTCAAACTAAAACGCTAAGAGGTCGACCGTGGGTCTTCACAATAGCAAGATGATTGATTTATGTTTACACTGCGTCGGGTAGTCAAATATGATGTTTCAATAAAACTGAGAAGTAAACCGTGGGTTGACTTACAGTTAAGCAGTTAAAAACATTAATTAGTGTCATATACGCCATTTGTAATATTACGTGACATGCTATAAAAGACTACCCTTCATTACATTATGTCTTATATCGGTTTTAGATGATGAACAACCGATTAAGGACGTCGAGGCGGCGGAGTCCGCGGAGGATTTACTCCCGGACGACCCCGCGCCTGCAGAAGACAGCGCCAATGCCGACTCTGTTGAGATTCCCCAACTTGATCCGGAGATACTCGCGGCGCTAGGTGAATCTACGCAAGATACGCCCAACTTTGGCCCTAAAATACACGATAGCTTGGCACAACTGTGGTTGCCAATATTACGTAAAGGTCTTGATAAAGAGGTAAAAGAAAAATTGCTGAAACAATTTTTAATACCTGAAAACTGCCCTCTACTGAAGGCACCAAAATTAAATCCCGAAATATCGGCAGTAGTACCGGAAGCTAGTAAGGCTCGCGACAAGAGAGTTGAGACCGTTCAACAGCAGCTAGGCCTGGGTATTACGGCCCTCAATAAAGGACTGGAACTCCTTTTAGATGATGGACAAAATAGGCTCGAAGCCATTAAATATCTAAGTGACAGTTGCCGACTCCTGTGTGAGGTGCACTTTACGGAGACCGAGGCTAGGAAGAAGTTT
The genomic region above belongs to Pectinophora gossypiella chromosome 4, ilPecGoss1.1, whole genome shotgun sequence and contains:
- the LOC126366303 gene encoding uncharacterized protein LOC126366303, with the translated sequence MPKRKHCDDGDKIERYKRKIRKLEEKSRQKETRKRVITYSSSDSEKNSDDEQPIKDVEAAESAEDLLPDDPAPAEDSANADSVEIPQLDPEILAALGESTQDTPNFGPKIHDSLAQLWLPILRKGLDKEVKEKLLKQFLIPENCPLLKAPKLNPEISAVVPEASKARDKRVETVQQQLGLGITALNKGLELLLDDGQNRLEAIKYLSDSCRLLCEVHFTETEARKKFVTPGLNKTFLNIVQDVERDEMLFSKKLPEKIKASKAIEKQGLQIKKPPPSNSKPNNPPTSQPSTSRSRQSGNWSSPRYSSNRGGRGGAKRTSAAGRGRGTPTATHSKQTNQSKQRATTQQQ